The window CGGCGCCTTTTCCGGTGGCCCGTTTTGCCCCTGCCTTCCCCTTTTCGCGCTTGCctgtcttggcctggtttcctCCGTCTTCCCGTTGCTTTTTTGCTTCCCTCTCCCGCGTGGTTGGCCCGCTTGCTGTTCGCGGGGCCCTGCCCCTTCGGCGTCTGCGTGGTGCTTGGCTCGCTCGTGTTTGTCGGCTCTGTGCTCGCCCGCCCCCCCTCCCGCCCCTCTCCTCCTCCGTTTCTTCCCTCGCCTCGTTTCTGCTTGTTGCCCTGCTCGGGGCCTGTGTTGCCGTCCCTCTCTGGCCGGCCTTGTCCGCTTTGCTTCCCCTGTTGTTTGCGGCCTCTCCTTCGGTGGGGCCGTCGTGCCCTCCGCCGGCCTTGTGCTCCTTGCGTCTTTGCCTCGTTTCTGCCTTTGTTCGCCCCGGTGCCTCCCGGTTTGCTGCGCTCTCGGTTGCGGCCCTCTTCTGGCGTGTGCCCCGCCGCCCTTCTGTCCCGCCCGCCCGTTTGTCTCCGCCCCCCGCTGCCGGTCCCGTCTGCGTCTGTCCCCTTTCCTTTGTGTGTTTGCGGGCTCTGCCGTGGTCTTGTCCTGCTTTTCTGCCTGCTCCCTGGTTGTCCTGGCCCGTCGTCCTCTGCTTGTCTCCCGCTTCCCCCTGCCTGTGTCCGTCTGCCCGCCTTCCGCCTGTGCCCCTGCGCCTGGCTCCTTCCCTCCGTTCTCGTTTGTTTGCTGGTCCTCCTCCTCGGCCCCCGTCCGCCTCTCGCGCTCCTCCGTGCCCCCCCCCCGCTTCTGGCCGGGCTGCCTTTCTTCGCTCCCCGGTCgccgcgggctctgcccgttgctctgctGCTTCCTGCTCCCTCGCCGGCTCGCCTGGCCTTGCTGCTGGCGCCGCCTCCTTCCCCTTTCTGCCCTCTCTCCCTTTCGCTGGTCGGCTCGTGGCCTCCCCTGGTGGTCCCGGGTGCCGGCGCCTTCGGGTTCGCTTCCGGCGCGGGCGCCTGCGCCCGGCTCCCCCCTCCCCGGCGGCCGCCGGCGCGCCCCTTCCCCCCTCTGCCCCGGGGCGGTCGTGCCCCTCCTCCCCTCCGGCTCTTGCGTCTGGTCCTTGGCCTGCGTCCCCTCTCCCTCCCTTCCCGCTCCCTTGGCGGGCCGTCTGGTCCCGCCGCCGCGGTCCTTCCCGCTCCCCTCGCGTCTCTTTCCGTTGTTTGCCGTTCCCCCGCTCGTCGTTGCCCCTTGGgctgggtcgcccggtccgcctttggtgcgcccggtcggcttgtctcttctgtcggcgctCCGCTCCTGGCCTTccctggccgggtcgtgcctccggcgctgttccTTTGCCGCCCTTCGCGTGCCTCCCCCGCCGCCTCCGCTCTGTCTCCCTTCGCCTGGGCTCCCTCCTCGGCTTTCGCTCCTCTTGTGTTGCCTCGGGCTCGGCCGTCCTGCTTCCCCGGCCCGTCGGGGCCTTCGTCTTTCCTCGTCCGCGGTGCCCTTCTTGGCTTTCTGCCCGCCGCCCCCCCCTGCGCCCGCCTTTGCCCCGGCTGTTTTCCTTCCTCCCGCCCGCCCGTTGGGGGCTCGCCGCCGCTCCGCTCCGTCCTCGTCTCCCCCCCCCCGCTGCCGCCCGGGCTCCCGCGGCTGTTGCTTTTTCGGCCTCCGCTGGCCCCTTCTGCGCCCTccgtttttgggttccggggggcgTCTGGTCGCCCGGCTGCCCCTCCCGGCCTTGCCGCCGCCGGCCCCCCCGGCGTGGCGCCTGCGGCTTCCTTTGCCTCCCCCCGGGGCCCTTCCCCGGTCCCGCCCTCGTCCGGCTGCCCGCCTGCGCGCTCTTTCTTGCTTCTCTGGGTGGTGGTGCCTGGCCGTTCTTCGTTGGTGGCGCGCTTGGTCTGGTTCCTCCGTTCCCGCCCGCGCCCTCCGCCTGCTCCCTCGCTCCGTGGCGGCCTCCCTTCCCGGCCGGCTTCTTCGCGGGCCTCTGGCCGTTTCGGCCCCGGCCGTTTGCGGCCCTCCCCGGTCTGTGCTGCCCTTCGCTGTTCTGGGCCGCCCGCGCGCTCCCCTGCTGTCTTCCCCGCGTTCCCCCTTGGCCGCCCGGCCCGGGTCCTCTTTGCCCTTTCCTCGTGCTGGGGCTCGCTCCTTGCCCTTGTTGGTCTTCCCCGCGGCCTTCCTCGTCCGCGCGTCCTCCGCTCGCGTTGCCtccgtccctgccctttgtccCCCCCGCCCCGTCGCTCCTCCCGCTTGCCTGCTCCGGTGCCGTGTTCGGCTCGCGGCgccgtgggtggttcgccgtctgcgccGTCGCGCGCCGTCCCTCCCCCTCTCCTTTCGCGCGCCGGCGCCGTCGTCCCCCGGTTTCCGTCGGTGCCCTGCGGCCGGCTCCTTGTCGTCCCCTGGCCCCCGCCCGCCCTGCGCCCGCTGCCCCCTCCCTCTCGGTCGGCC is drawn from Brassica rapa cultivar Chiifu-401-42 unplaced genomic scaffold, CAAS_Brap_v3.01 Scaffold0684, whole genome shotgun sequence and contains these coding sequences:
- the LOC117130816 gene encoding collagen alpha-1(I) chain-like, translating into QERGTGTADERTRRKGTTAGQDAPDGRSAEGPTAGGNTRESSGRPRAARGGGTTRGTPRQTGPRPEGGGRNGRAKTRGGTGGGKAHQGAQGATGGSEARAERAGPRGGETGQGSTAAEQTPAPGAKAGGEGQGPGHGAGRGGRAGSEADEPTKTEGGAKEERRTTEAAGTGRNRPTEREGAAGAGRAGARGRQGAGRRAPTETGGRRRRRAKGEGEGRRATAQTANHPRRREPNTAPEQASGRSDGAGGTKGRDGGNASGGRADEEGRGEDQQGQGASPSTRKGQRGPGPGGQGGTRGRQQGSARAAQNSEGQHRPGRAANGRGRNGQRPAKKPAGKGGRHGAREQAEGAGGNGGTRPSAPPTKNGQAPPPREARKSAQRREGSGKDRGGGTRRPAKGAGREGEGTQAKDQTQEPEGRRGTTAPGQRGEGARRRPPGRGEPGAGARAGSEPEGAGTRDHQGRPRADQRKGERAERGRRRRQQQGQASRRGSRKQQSNGQSPRRPGSEERQPGQKRGGGTEERERRTGAEEEDQQTNENGGKEPGAGAQAEGGQTDTGRGKRETSRGRRARTTREQAEKQDKTTAEPANTQRKGDRRRRDRQRGAETNGRAGQKGGGAHARRGPQPRAQQTGRHRGEQRQKRGKDARSTRPAEGTTAPPKERPQTTGEAKRTRPAREGRQHRPRAGQQAETRRGKKRRRRGAGGGAGEHRADKHERAKHHADAEGAGPREQQAGQPRGRGKQKSNGKTEETRPRQ